A part of Arachis hypogaea cultivar Tifrunner chromosome 12, arahy.Tifrunner.gnm2.J5K5, whole genome shotgun sequence genomic DNA contains:
- the LOC112726512 gene encoding aspartyl protease family protein 2 gives MEEKKAKAKAFLLFFFFFFSVFITLSTATKETQTLILHPLPSQPTLYWPELETEQPDPEPESASLSVSLHHIDALSSNKTPHELFTQRLQRDAARVKIVTSFVSKAPFSSSPKNQTGFGSQPGFSFSSSVISGLAQGSGEYFTRLGVGTPPRYLYMVLDTGSDVVWLQCAPCKKCYSESDPVFDPKGSRTFAPVPCGSPLCRQLDSPGCDARKKVCEYQVSYGDGSFTVGDFATETLTFRRRASVPRVALGCGHDNEGLFVGAAGLLGLGRGMLSFPTQAGARFNNKFSYCLVDRAASSKPSSMVFGDLAVSRAARFTPLLKNPKLDTFYYVELLGISVGGVLVRGISASLFRLDRTGNGGVIIDSGTSVTRLTRPAYEALRDAFRVGAARLKRAPEYSLFDTCFDLSGMTQVKVPTVVLHFRGADVSLPAGNYLIPVDDKGTYCFAFAGTMSGLSIIGNIQQQGFRVVFDLAGSRIGFAPRGCA, from the coding sequence ATGGAAGAGAAGAAAGCAAAGGCCaaagcttttcttctcttcttcttcttcttcttctcagtgTTCATCACACTCTCCACCGCCACCAAAGAAACCCAAACCCTTATCCTCCACCCACTCCCATCTCAACCCACCCTCTATTGGCCCGAACTCGAAACCGAGCAACCCGACCCGGAACCCGAATCAGCTTCGCTCTCTGTCTCTCTTCACCACATCGATGCACTCTCTTCCAACAAAACACCGCACGAATTGTTTACCCAAAGGCTCCAAAGGGACGCTGCTAGGGTCAAAATCGTAACTTCCTTCGTCTCCAaagctccattttcttcttcaccCAAGAACCAAACCGGGTTCGGATCACAACCCGGTTTCAGCTTCAGCAGCTCAGTCATTTCGGGTTTGGCTCAGGGCAGCGGCGAGTACTTCACGCGCCTCGGCGTCGGAACGCCGCCACGCTACCTCTACATGGTGCTCGACACCGGAAGCGACGTCGTTTGGCTCCAATGTGCGCCGTGCAAGAAGTGCTACTCAGAGTCCGACCCAGTTTTCGACCCGAAAGGGTCCCGGACCTTTGCCCCAGTACCCTGCGGTTCTCCGCTCTGCCGGCAGCTGGACTCGCCGGGATGCGACGCCCGGAAAAAGGTGTGCGAGTATCAGGTCTCATATGGAGACGGGTCCTTCACCGTCGGCGATTTTGCCACTGAGACATTGACTTTCCGGCGACGCGCCAGCGTCCCGCGCGTGGCCTTAGGCTGTGGACATGACAACGAGGGGCTCTTTGTTGGGGCTGCGGGCCTTTTGGGCCTGGGCCGGGGCATGCTTTCCTTTCCGACCCAAGCCGGTGCCCGGTTCAATAACAAATTCAGTTATTGTTTAGTGGACCGAGCTGCTTCATCAAAACCGTCTTCAATGGTTTTTGGTGATTTGGCAGTTTCGAGAGCGGCACGGTTCACTCCGTTGTTAAAGAACCCAAAGCTCGACACATTTTACTATGTCGAACTGTTGGGAATTAGTGTTGGCGGGGTGCTGGTTCGTGGAATTTCGGCTTCTTTGTTTCGGCTTGACCGGACCGGAAATGGTGGGGTAATTATTGACTCGGGCACCTCAGTGACTCGATTGACCCGACCCGCTTATGAGGCTTTGAGAGACGCTTTTCGGGTTGGGGCAGCCCGATTGAAACGGGCACCCGAATACTCGTTATTTGATACTTGCTTTGATCTTTCGGGGATGACGCAAGTGAAAGTTCCGACCGTAGTGCTACATTTTCGAGGTGCCGATGTGTCACTTCCAGCCGGGAATTACCTAATTCCGGTGGATGATAAGGGAACTTACTGTTTCGCGTTCGCTGGGACGATGAGCGGGTTATCCATAATTGGGAATATCCAGCAACAAGGGTTTCGGGTCGTGTTTGATTTGGCGGGTTCTCGGATCGGGTTTGCACCAAGAGGGTGCGCATAA